Proteins co-encoded in one Cupriavidus nantongensis genomic window:
- a CDS encoding PepSY-associated TM helix domain-containing protein, with product MVTGRLRVVLVKLHRYIGLGLGLLFVLMGLTGMTIAWRDELDAWLNPDLLVASAPMTAPVTPDTVQAVTGRLAAPPYGKPNLLMLPTHADGVFIAWYPVKGPDGVVPGRSRQVMVDPVTLAVKGERVWGEPGLSRRLLLPTLFHLHRYLLSGDTGKTITGVAGMLLLLTTLVGVAAWWPKMKLRSVVQAFRITHGGSWSRFNYSLHRAGGILAAPVLAVIAFSGWYLNLPKWVTPIVAGVMTVTPPARHVSAPPPAGARPLEAGEIMAAAQAQFPQAQVTRIGFPRKPGDAFEIRLCQPGEVRQHTGATRLWLDAWTGAPLGVRDPLLAPAGDTLLNWQFPLHTGEAFGLPGRIFITLFGLAPLAFAVTGTLIWWKRRRGHQRHVEKTAQRAGMRRA from the coding sequence ATGGTCACCGGCCGCCTGCGCGTCGTCCTCGTCAAGCTGCATCGTTATATCGGCCTCGGTCTCGGCCTGCTGTTCGTCCTGATGGGGCTGACCGGCATGACCATCGCCTGGCGCGATGAGCTCGACGCCTGGCTCAATCCCGACCTGCTGGTGGCCTCGGCTCCGATGACGGCGCCGGTGACCCCGGACACGGTCCAGGCCGTGACCGGGCGGCTGGCGGCGCCGCCCTACGGCAAGCCCAACCTGCTGATGCTGCCGACCCATGCCGACGGCGTCTTTATCGCCTGGTATCCGGTCAAGGGGCCCGACGGCGTGGTGCCGGGGCGCTCGCGCCAGGTGATGGTCGATCCGGTCACGCTGGCGGTGAAGGGCGAGCGCGTCTGGGGCGAGCCCGGGCTGTCGCGCCGGCTGCTGCTGCCCACGCTGTTCCACCTGCACCGCTACCTGCTGTCGGGCGATACCGGCAAGACCATCACCGGCGTCGCCGGCATGCTGCTGTTGCTGACCACGCTGGTCGGGGTGGCGGCGTGGTGGCCGAAGATGAAGCTGCGCTCGGTGGTGCAAGCATTCCGCATCACGCATGGCGGCTCCTGGTCGCGCTTCAACTATTCGCTGCACCGTGCCGGCGGCATCCTGGCCGCGCCGGTGCTGGCCGTCATCGCGTTTTCCGGCTGGTACCTGAACCTGCCCAAGTGGGTCACGCCGATCGTGGCGGGCGTGATGACGGTGACGCCGCCGGCCAGGCATGTCTCGGCACCGCCGCCGGCCGGCGCGCGGCCGCTGGAAGCGGGCGAGATCATGGCCGCGGCGCAGGCGCAGTTCCCGCAGGCGCAGGTCACGCGCATCGGCTTCCCGCGCAAGCCCGGCGATGCCTTCGAGATCCGGTTGTGCCAGCCCGGCGAAGTGCGCCAGCACACCGGCGCGACGCGGCTCTGGCTCGATGCCTGGACCGGCGCGCCGCTGGGCGTGCGCGATCCGCTGCTGGCGCCCGCCGGCGACACGCTGCTGAACTGGCAGTTTCCGCTGCATACCGGCGAGGCCTTCGGCCTGCCGGGGCGGATCTTCATCACGCTGTTCGGGCTGGCGCCGCTCGCGTTCGCCGTGACCGGCACGCTGATCTGGTGGAAGCGGCGGCGCGGCCACCAGCGCCATGTGGAGAAGACCGCGCAGCGCGCCGGCATGCGCCGGGCATGA
- a CDS encoding segregation and condensation protein A → MSAADQDKLPLPVELPAVAPAAGAGPAGPADMVDGMAFARLYGEPLFKLPQDLYIPPDALEIFLEAFEGPLDLLLYLIRKQNFNVLDIPMSQVTRQYLSYIEQIRKTNLELAAEYLLMAAMLIEIKSRMLLPVKKADSDEEAEDPRAELVRRLLEYEQMKLAAQRLDTVPQLGRDFLRSQVYIEQSLAPRFPDVETVDLQAAWADVLKRAKLNQHHKISREELSVREHMSQILRRLQHARFMEFSELFEDAVRSGKGVPVVVVNFIAMLELSRESLVEITQAEPFAPIYVRLAYSPS, encoded by the coding sequence ATGAGCGCAGCCGACCAGGACAAGCTGCCGCTGCCCGTGGAGCTGCCCGCCGTGGCGCCCGCAGCCGGCGCCGGCCCGGCCGGCCCCGCCGACATGGTCGACGGGATGGCGTTCGCGCGCCTGTACGGCGAGCCGCTGTTCAAGCTGCCGCAGGACCTCTATATCCCGCCGGACGCGCTCGAGATCTTCCTCGAAGCCTTCGAGGGCCCGCTGGACCTGCTGCTGTACCTGATCCGCAAGCAGAACTTCAACGTCCTCGACATCCCGATGTCGCAGGTGACGCGGCAGTACCTGTCGTATATCGAGCAGATCCGCAAGACCAACCTGGAGCTGGCGGCGGAATACCTGCTGATGGCGGCGATGCTGATCGAGATCAAGTCGCGCATGCTGCTGCCGGTCAAGAAGGCCGACAGCGACGAGGAAGCCGAAGACCCGCGCGCCGAGCTGGTGCGCCGCCTGCTGGAATATGAGCAGATGAAGCTGGCCGCGCAGCGCCTCGATACGGTGCCGCAGCTGGGCCGCGACTTCCTGCGCTCGCAGGTCTATATCGAGCAGAGCCTGGCGCCGCGCTTCCCTGACGTCGAAACCGTCGACCTGCAGGCGGCCTGGGCCGACGTGCTCAAGCGCGCCAAGCTCAACCAGCACCACAAGATCTCGCGCGAGGAGCTGTCGGTGCGCGAGCATATGAGCCAGATCCTGCGCCGGCTGCAGCATGCGCGCTTCATGGAGTTTTCCGAGCTGTTCGAGGACGCGGTGCGCTCCGGCAAGGGCGTGCCGGTGGTGGTGGTGAACTTCATCGCCATGCTCGAGCTGTCGCGCGAATCGCTGGTGGAGATCACCCAGGCCGAGCCGTTCGCACCGATTTATGTGCGATTGGCGTACAGCCCCAGCTGA
- a CDS encoding cobyric acid synthase, whose translation MQSDSPQSPPPGALRGTLMVQGTTSDAGKSTIVAGLCRVLARAGTRVVPFKPQNMALNSAVTADGGEIGRAQALQAQAARLAPHTDMNPVLLKPSSDTGAQVIIHGRARLDLDARAYHAYKPRAMQAVLESHARLAQAHEVVLVEGAGSPAEVNLRERDIANMGFAEQVDCPVVLVADIDRGGVFAHLVGTLDCLSDSERARVTGFIINRFRGDIGLLEPGLDWLVARTGKPVFGVLPYLHGLHLDAEDAIIGAQADAGHAAQRLRVIVPVLPRIANHTDFDALRAHPQVDLQFVGPGRPVPPADLVVLPGSKNVRGDLDFLRAHGWDAALARHLRYGGKLIGICGGMQMLGRQVHDPDGREGPAGSSAGLGWLDYDTTLAADKQLRQVRGKLAPETADAPVRGYEIHLGVTTGKGLERPALWLDRGDGTMRPDGARSADGQVLATYVHGLFDDPAACQALLRWAGLDQAQAVDLDALREASIERLADTMAAHLDLAALLAPLQR comes from the coding sequence ATGCAATCCGACTCTCCGCAATCCCCGCCGCCGGGTGCCCTGCGCGGCACGTTGATGGTCCAGGGCACCACCTCCGATGCCGGCAAGAGCACCATCGTCGCCGGGCTGTGCCGGGTGCTGGCGCGCGCCGGCACGCGCGTGGTGCCGTTCAAGCCGCAGAACATGGCGCTGAACAGCGCCGTCACCGCCGACGGCGGCGAAATCGGCCGGGCCCAGGCGCTGCAGGCGCAGGCGGCGCGGCTGGCGCCGCATACCGACATGAACCCGGTGCTGCTCAAGCCCAGCAGCGACACCGGCGCCCAGGTCATCATCCACGGACGCGCGCGGCTGGACCTGGACGCGCGCGCCTACCACGCCTACAAGCCGCGGGCGATGCAGGCGGTGCTGGAATCGCACGCGCGCCTGGCGCAGGCCCATGAGGTGGTGCTGGTGGAGGGCGCCGGCAGCCCGGCCGAGGTCAACCTGCGCGAGCGCGACATCGCCAACATGGGGTTTGCCGAGCAGGTCGACTGCCCGGTGGTGCTGGTCGCGGACATCGACCGCGGCGGCGTGTTCGCGCACCTGGTGGGCACGCTCGACTGCCTGTCCGACAGCGAGCGCGCGCGCGTGACCGGCTTCATCATCAACCGCTTCCGCGGCGATATCGGTCTGCTGGAGCCGGGCCTGGACTGGCTGGTGGCGCGCACCGGCAAGCCGGTGTTCGGCGTGCTGCCGTATCTGCATGGCCTGCACCTGGATGCCGAGGACGCCATCATCGGCGCGCAGGCCGATGCTGGGCACGCCGCGCAGCGCCTGCGCGTGATCGTGCCGGTGCTGCCGCGCATCGCCAACCATACCGACTTCGACGCGCTGCGCGCGCATCCGCAGGTGGACCTGCAGTTCGTCGGCCCGGGCCGGCCGGTCCCGCCCGCCGACCTGGTGGTGCTGCCCGGCAGCAAGAACGTGCGCGGCGACCTGGACTTCCTGCGCGCCCACGGTTGGGATGCGGCGCTGGCGCGGCACCTGCGCTACGGCGGCAAGCTGATCGGCATCTGCGGCGGCATGCAGATGCTGGGGCGGCAGGTGCACGATCCCGATGGCCGCGAAGGCCCCGCCGGCAGCAGCGCGGGGCTGGGCTGGCTCGATTACGACACCACGCTGGCCGCCGACAAGCAGCTGCGCCAGGTGCGCGGCAAGCTGGCGCCGGAGACGGCCGACGCGCCGGTGCGCGGCTACGAGATCCACCTCGGCGTCACCACCGGCAAGGGCCTGGAGCGGCCGGCGCTGTGGCTGGACCGCGGCGACGGCACCATGCGCCCGGACGGCGCGCGCTCGGCCGACGGGCAGGTGCTGGCCACCTATGTGCACGGACTGTTCGACGACCCCGCCGCCTGCCAGGCGCTGCTGCGCTGGGCCGGGCTGGACCAGGCGCAGGCAGTCGATCTCGACGCGCTGCGCGAAGCGTCGATCGAGCGCCTGGCCGACACCATGGCCGCGCACCTGGACCTGGCGGCACTGCTGGCGCCGTTGCAGCGCTGA
- a CDS encoding translocation/assembly module TamB domain-containing protein, which produces MNVHDLPSVPGGSDAAPPPSGPAPRKRRRLWRALAWLAGILLLLVVVLAAAGVAALRTEAGTRHLWTLATRLSAGMLSGQLEGGTVAHGLRLRDVVFASGQTRVTVDRVDGSWKLSWQPRRLHVQWLRIGKAEVRLGPSEPSTEPMQKPASLELPLAIDVDALTLERLALVQGPAPTAEPMVFGNLAGALHSDGQRHRVSIDKLETPYGKLAANAQLGAAAPFALSAEALLESSWQDEAFAVNATANGNLDALRAEVQASGDRIHLRAGADLTPFGKVPFTHLLVDGDRINPRLFSPSAPHANLTVHAELRPVDGVAAGSNAAAASAPAASAPAASAPSAAASAPAAAPAPPPLAVAGEIEIRNLEAGPLDRERLPVHSVRARVELSEAAQTVSDLRVALAGKAEIAGGGSLRGGRGGFDLDVRRLDPAALHGSLTSASLSGPVVVRLEPGRQSVALDLSGGQLKLFADASMDAETVTLAALRAVVGTGLLTAEGKLGLKDKQPYSFKGKLSAFDPSRLAKVAAGRINADFSATGELAPQLGVALDFAVHESEYAGLPMTGGGKLRLAGERLLPSEAALSMAGNQASLRGSFGARGDALKLAVDAPQLERLKFGVAGQLKLDATITGTLKKPEVVADYNAQTLEMGPHKLASASGRAEIRGGLDGPLSVQLAARGYRGPQASLATLDATLNGTQASHAFDVKAAGSLNQRPLQLALAGQGAWRGQQGWNGTIRTLEERSTVNLRLAAPAQLLVADQRVRLGATRLLLDRATLAIDSFDWDHGRIRSAGSLDGLQVGHVLELMETITGERPPVRSDLVIDGRWNLALAETATGFAELRRRSGDLSVNAGRGFTTLGLGETSLRADAGGNRIALRGGMVSGRIGKVVVDASAGLVQEQGLQTVGPASTLGGTVNVDVPRLKSLEALTGPQYAFDGRLAAAMRLAGTVAAPLLTGTINGDNLAVTLYDQGLRLTDGTVRVVLDQNTVELRQVEFHGGEGKLTATGNIKLGEADPNLTGRIVADKLQLFASPERTLVVSGDASIANENKQVVIRGKFRVDRALFDLPKAGAPVLGDDVVVIRRKDQRAVKTAATPVPESKPASRFSPVIDLTVDLGNNFRFRGAGADLLLAGQMGVKSEPLAPMKATGTVRVTDGTYEAFGRKLDIERGIINFNGPIDNPNMNIRAMRRNQEVEAGVEVTGTVRLPRVRLVSEPNVPDEDKLSWLMFGYGAESAGAGQQRQLSGSALGGAALGLIGGRAGKGIVSHFGIDEFSIGPSTAGLNDQQVVSMGKAITERMSVGYEQSLTSASNVVKLTWQFSRRWSLIAKGGSINGLSVLFNRRFDTWANLFSGAPNRGTRRSQQDESQPLDPESAAQAASAVIAEPVRR; this is translated from the coding sequence ATGAACGTGCACGACCTGCCTTCGGTGCCCGGCGGCAGCGACGCCGCACCGCCGCCGTCCGGTCCGGCGCCGCGCAAGCGCCGGCGGCTGTGGCGCGCGCTGGCCTGGCTGGCCGGCATCCTGCTGTTGCTGGTGGTGGTGCTGGCGGCCGCCGGCGTGGCGGCGCTGCGCACCGAGGCCGGCACGCGGCACCTGTGGACGCTGGCCACGCGGCTGTCGGCCGGCATGCTCAGCGGTCAGCTCGAAGGCGGCACCGTGGCGCACGGCCTGCGCCTGCGCGACGTGGTGTTCGCCAGCGGCCAGACGCGCGTCACGGTCGACCGCGTCGACGGCAGCTGGAAGCTGAGCTGGCAGCCGCGGCGGCTGCATGTGCAGTGGCTGCGCATCGGCAAGGCCGAAGTGCGGCTCGGCCCGTCCGAACCCAGCACCGAACCGATGCAGAAGCCCGCTTCGCTCGAATTGCCGCTGGCCATCGATGTCGATGCGCTGACGCTCGAGCGCCTGGCGCTGGTGCAGGGCCCGGCGCCCACGGCCGAGCCGATGGTGTTCGGCAACCTGGCCGGCGCGCTGCACAGCGACGGCCAGCGCCACCGTGTCAGCATCGACAAGCTGGAAACGCCCTACGGCAAGCTGGCCGCCAACGCGCAGCTGGGTGCCGCCGCGCCGTTCGCGCTCAGCGCCGAAGCGTTGCTGGAAAGCAGCTGGCAGGACGAGGCCTTTGCCGTCAACGCGACCGCCAACGGCAACCTCGATGCCTTGCGCGCCGAAGTGCAGGCCAGCGGCGACCGCATCCACCTGCGTGCCGGCGCCGACCTGACGCCGTTCGGCAAGGTGCCGTTCACGCACCTGCTGGTCGATGGCGACCGCATCAACCCGCGCCTGTTCAGCCCGTCGGCGCCGCACGCCAACCTGACCGTGCATGCCGAGCTGCGGCCGGTGGACGGCGTGGCGGCCGGCAGCAACGCGGCGGCAGCTTCGGCGCCCGCGGCTTCCGCGCCGGCGGCCTCCGCGCCATCGGCAGCCGCCTCTGCGCCCGCAGCCGCGCCGGCTCCGCCGCCGCTGGCGGTTGCCGGCGAGATCGAGATCCGCAACCTGGAGGCCGGCCCGCTCGACCGCGAGCGGCTGCCGGTGCATTCGGTGCGCGCCCGGGTCGAACTGAGCGAGGCGGCGCAGACGGTGTCGGACCTGCGCGTGGCGCTGGCGGGCAAGGCCGAGATCGCCGGCGGCGGCTCGCTGCGCGGCGGCCGCGGCGGCTTCGACCTGGACGTGCGCAGGCTGGACCCGGCGGCGCTGCATGGCTCGCTGACCAGCGCCAGCCTGTCGGGCCCGGTGGTGGTCCGCCTCGAGCCGGGCCGGCAGAGCGTGGCACTGGACCTGTCCGGCGGCCAGCTCAAGCTGTTTGCCGACGCCAGCATGGACGCCGAGACCGTGACCCTGGCCGCGCTGCGCGCCGTGGTCGGCACCGGCCTGCTGACCGCCGAGGGCAAGCTGGGGCTGAAGGACAAGCAGCCGTACAGCTTCAAGGGCAAGCTGTCGGCGTTCGATCCGTCGCGGCTGGCCAAGGTGGCCGCGGGCCGGATCAATGCGGATTTCAGCGCGACCGGCGAACTTGCGCCGCAACTGGGCGTGGCGCTGGACTTCGCCGTGCATGAAAGCGAATACGCGGGCCTGCCGATGACCGGCGGCGGCAAGCTGCGGCTGGCGGGCGAGCGGCTGCTGCCGAGCGAGGCCGCGCTCAGCATGGCCGGCAACCAGGCCAGCCTGCGCGGCAGCTTCGGCGCGCGCGGCGATGCATTGAAGCTGGCGGTCGACGCGCCGCAGCTGGAGCGGCTGAAGTTCGGCGTGGCCGGCCAGCTCAAGCTCGACGCCACCATCACCGGCACCCTGAAGAAGCCCGAGGTGGTGGCCGACTACAACGCGCAAACGCTTGAAATGGGGCCGCACAAGCTGGCCAGCGCCAGCGGCCGCGCCGAAATCCGCGGCGGGCTCGACGGCCCGCTGTCGGTGCAGCTGGCGGCGCGCGGCTACCGCGGCCCGCAGGCCAGCCTCGCCACGCTCGACGCCACCCTCAACGGCACCCAGGCCAGCCACGCCTTCGACGTCAAGGCGGCCGGCAGCCTGAACCAGCGCCCGCTGCAGCTGGCGCTGGCGGGGCAGGGCGCGTGGCGCGGCCAGCAGGGCTGGAACGGCACCATCCGCACGCTGGAAGAGCGCAGCACCGTCAACCTGCGCCTGGCCGCGCCGGCGCAGCTGCTGGTGGCCGACCAGCGCGTGCGCCTGGGCGCGACGCGGCTGCTGCTGGACCGCGCCACGCTGGCGATCGACAGCTTCGATTGGGACCACGGCCGCATCCGCAGCGCCGGCAGCCTCGACGGCCTGCAGGTGGGGCACGTGCTGGAACTGATGGAAACCATCACCGGCGAGCGCCCGCCGGTGCGCTCCGACCTGGTCATCGACGGCCGCTGGAACCTGGCGCTGGCCGAGACCGCCACCGGCTTTGCGGAACTGCGCCGGCGCAGCGGCGACCTGTCGGTCAACGCGGGCCGGGGCTTCACCACGCTCGGCCTGGGCGAGACCAGCCTGCGCGCCGACGCCGGCGGCAACCGTATCGCGTTGCGCGGCGGCATGGTGTCGGGCCGCATCGGCAAGGTGGTGGTCGATGCCTCGGCCGGGCTGGTGCAGGAGCAGGGGCTGCAGACCGTGGGCCCGGCCTCGACGCTGGGCGGCACCGTCAACGTCGACGTGCCGCGGCTGAAGTCGCTGGAAGCGCTGACCGGCCCGCAGTACGCCTTCGACGGCCGCCTGGCCGCGGCGATGCGGCTGGCGGGCACGGTGGCGGCGCCGCTGCTGACCGGCACCATCAACGGCGACAACCTCGCGGTCACGCTGTACGACCAGGGGCTGCGCCTGACCGACGGCACCGTGCGCGTGGTGCTGGACCAGAACACGGTCGAGCTCAGGCAGGTGGAATTCCATGGCGGCGAAGGCAAGCTCACCGCTACCGGCAATATCAAGCTGGGCGAGGCCGATCCGAACCTGACCGGCCGCATCGTCGCCGACAAGCTGCAGCTGTTCGCCAGCCCGGAACGCACCCTGGTGGTGTCGGGCGATGCCAGCATCGCCAACGAGAACAAGCAAGTGGTGATCCGCGGCAAGTTCCGCGTCGACCGCGCCCTGTTCGACCTGCCCAAGGCCGGCGCGCCGGTGCTGGGCGACGATGTCGTGGTGATCCGGCGCAAGGACCAGCGCGCGGTCAAGACCGCCGCCACGCCAGTGCCGGAAAGCAAGCCCGCCAGCCGCTTCAGCCCGGTGATCGACCTGACCGTCGACCTCGGCAACAACTTCCGCTTCCGCGGCGCCGGTGCCGACCTGCTGCTGGCCGGACAGATGGGCGTGAAGAGCGAACCGCTGGCGCCGATGAAGGCCACCGGCACGGTGCGCGTTACCGACGGCACCTACGAGGCCTTCGGCCGCAAGCTTGACATCGAACGCGGCATCATCAATTTCAACGGCCCGATCGACAACCCCAACATGAACATCCGCGCCATGCGCCGCAACCAGGAGGTCGAGGCCGGCGTGGAAGTCACCGGCACGGTGCGGCTGCCGCGCGTGCGGCTGGTGTCGGAGCCCAACGTGCCCGACGAGGACAAGCTGTCGTGGCTGATGTTCGGCTACGGCGCGGAAAGCGCCGGCGCCGGCCAGCAGCGCCAGCTGAGCGGCTCGGCGCTGGGCGGCGCCGCGCTGGGGCTGATCGGCGGCAGGGCCGGCAAAGGCATCGTCTCGCATTTCGGCATCGACGAATTCTCGATCGGCCCCAGCACCGCGGGCCTGAACGACCAGCAGGTGGTCAGCATGGGCAAGGCCATCACCGAACGCATGTCGGTGGGCTACGAGCAGAGCCTGACCTCGGCCTCGAACGTGGTGAAGCTGACCTGGCAGTTCTCGCGGCGCTGGTCGCTGATTGCCAAGGGCGGTTCCATCAACGGTTTGTCGGTCTTGTTCAACCGCCGCTTCGATACCTGGGCCAACCTGTTCAGCGGGGCCCCGAATCGCGGCACCAGGAGGAGCCAGCAGGATGAAAGCCAGCCACTCGACCCCGAAAGCGCCGCACAGGCAGCCTCGGCCGTCATCGCCGAGCCGGTGCGCCGGTGA
- the panC gene encoding pantoate--beta-alanine ligase, whose translation MKVISSIQELRDQLRGQNRAAFVPTMGNLHEGHLSLMRLARQHGDPVVASIFVNRLQFGPNEDFDKYPRTLQDDIEKLQSEGVYVLFAPSERDMYPVPQEYRVEPPHDLGDILEGEFRPGFFKGVCTVVMKLFSCAQPRVAVFGKKDYQQLMIVRQMVQQFALPIDIIPAETVRAEDGLALSSRNRYLSPDERAEAPVLYRTLHDVRDTVLGGDRASADLRAVEAKARASLEQRGWKPDYVSIRKRVNLQAPTREEFLAGEPLVILTAAKLGATRLIDNLEI comes from the coding sequence ATGAAAGTCATTTCCTCCATCCAAGAGCTGCGGGACCAGTTGCGCGGCCAGAACCGCGCGGCCTTCGTCCCCACCATGGGCAACCTGCACGAAGGCCACCTGTCGCTGATGCGCCTGGCGCGCCAGCATGGCGACCCGGTGGTGGCATCCATCTTCGTCAACCGCCTGCAGTTCGGCCCGAACGAGGATTTCGACAAGTACCCGCGCACGCTGCAGGACGACATCGAAAAACTGCAGAGCGAAGGCGTCTACGTGCTGTTCGCGCCTTCCGAGCGCGACATGTACCCGGTGCCGCAGGAATACCGCGTCGAGCCGCCGCACGACCTGGGCGACATCCTCGAAGGCGAATTCCGCCCCGGCTTCTTCAAGGGCGTGTGCACCGTGGTGATGAAGCTGTTCTCATGCGCGCAGCCGCGCGTGGCGGTGTTCGGCAAGAAGGACTACCAGCAGCTGATGATCGTGCGCCAGATGGTGCAGCAGTTCGCGCTGCCGATCGACATCATTCCGGCCGAGACCGTGCGCGCCGAAGACGGCCTGGCGCTGTCGTCGCGCAACCGCTACCTGAGCCCGGACGAGCGCGCCGAGGCGCCGGTGCTGTATCGCACGCTGCACGACGTGCGCGACACCGTGCTCGGCGGCGACCGCGCCTCGGCCGACCTGCGGGCGGTGGAGGCCAAGGCCCGCGCCTCGCTGGAACAGCGTGGATGGAAGCCGGACTATGTGTCGATCCGCAAGCGCGTCAACCTGCAGGCACCGACGCGCGAGGAATTCCTCGCCGGCGAGCCGCTGGTAATCCTGACCGCGGCCAAACTGGGCGCGACCCGGTTGATCGACAACCTGGAGATCTGA
- a CDS encoding autotransporter assembly complex protein TamA yields the protein MPQDTANTADPAGRGARRPAARALGVLGVLVLTLAAGAAQAAYKVEVEAPKPIREMLEEHLDLARYKDRTDLSQDQFDYMVETVGEQVRAFTSTEGYFDPTTTTRVEGEGDQRVVHVMVDPGARTLIRNVDLQVTGPASTQSPEQVAEMKAKWGLPAGEPFRQDDWDKAKEDALVTLQSHTYYGARLAASQARVEPDELRADLSAHYVSGPAYRLGPLKVTGTRRYPEQIIVNVNPLNEGEPYRVERLLELQRAIQNQPYFSNVQVDLEPPPDAEQAPDGVVTAPVSVRVREYPVHRLNSGVGFTTDTGAQVEGRYSYYNLFNRAWTFDSQARIEQKRSYLFAEAAMPPSRGAYRNSVYSSYERTIDIENTDTTSLRAGLKRARSREKYDVAMSLDFYYDKLLPIGQASQISKALVPAFAWTRRDVDNPVFPRRGNVINTQIGVAAKNLLSDATFLRLYGRIRQYVPVGKRDLVVARLELGADLSGDSASQIPATLRFRAGGTDSIRGYSYQSIGTPSGASVLPAKYLATGSLEYQYWFKPDWGMAVFWDAGTAANDLRGVTIYNGVGVGVRWRTPVGPLQLDVGYGIQERQFRPHISLGVAF from the coding sequence ATGCCGCAAGACACCGCTAACACCGCTGACCCGGCTGGCCGTGGCGCCAGGCGCCCGGCCGCGCGCGCCTTGGGCGTGCTCGGAGTGCTGGTGTTGACGCTTGCCGCAGGTGCGGCCCAGGCCGCCTACAAGGTCGAGGTCGAAGCGCCCAAGCCGATTCGCGAGATGCTCGAGGAGCACCTCGACCTCGCCCGCTACAAGGACCGCACCGACCTGTCGCAGGACCAGTTCGACTACATGGTCGAGACCGTCGGCGAGCAGGTGCGGGCCTTCACCTCCACCGAAGGCTATTTCGATCCGACCACCACCACCCGCGTCGAGGGCGAGGGCGACCAGCGCGTGGTCCATGTGATGGTCGACCCCGGCGCGCGCACGCTGATCCGCAACGTCGACCTGCAGGTGACCGGCCCGGCCTCGACCCAGTCGCCCGAGCAGGTGGCGGAGATGAAGGCCAAGTGGGGCCTGCCCGCGGGCGAGCCGTTCCGCCAGGACGACTGGGACAAGGCCAAGGAAGACGCGCTGGTGACGCTGCAGAGCCACACCTACTACGGCGCGCGGCTGGCCGCGTCGCAGGCGCGGGTCGAGCCGGACGAGCTGCGCGCGGACCTGTCGGCGCACTATGTCAGCGGCCCGGCCTACCGCCTGGGCCCGCTCAAGGTCACCGGCACGCGCCGCTACCCGGAACAGATCATCGTCAACGTCAACCCGCTCAACGAGGGCGAGCCGTACCGGGTGGAGCGGCTGCTGGAGCTGCAGCGCGCGATCCAGAACCAGCCGTATTTCTCCAACGTGCAGGTCGACCTGGAGCCGCCGCCGGATGCCGAACAGGCGCCCGACGGCGTGGTCACCGCGCCGGTGTCGGTGCGCGTGCGCGAATACCCGGTGCACCGGCTCAACAGCGGTGTCGGCTTTACCACCGATACCGGGGCGCAGGTCGAAGGGCGCTATTCCTACTACAACCTGTTCAACCGCGCCTGGACCTTCGATTCGCAGGCGCGCATCGAACAGAAGCGTTCCTACCTGTTCGCCGAGGCGGCGATGCCGCCGTCGCGCGGGGCCTACCGCAACAGCGTCTACAGCAGCTACGAGCGCACCATCGACATCGAGAACACCGACACCACCAGCCTGCGCGCGGGCCTGAAGCGCGCGCGCTCGCGCGAGAAGTACGACGTGGCGATGTCGCTCGACTTCTACTACGACAAGCTGCTGCCGATTGGCCAGGCCAGCCAGATCAGCAAGGCGCTGGTGCCGGCCTTTGCCTGGACCCGGCGCGATGTCGACAACCCGGTGTTCCCGCGCCGCGGCAACGTGATCAACACCCAGATCGGGGTGGCCGCCAAGAACCTGCTCAGCGATGCCACCTTCCTGCGGCTGTACGGCCGGATTCGCCAGTACGTGCCGGTCGGCAAGCGCGACCTGGTGGTGGCGCGGCTGGAGCTGGGCGCCGACCTGAGCGGCGACAGCGCCAGCCAGATTCCGGCGACGCTGCGCTTTCGCGCCGGCGGCACCGACTCGATCCGCGGCTACAGCTACCAGTCGATCGGCACGCCCAGCGGCGCCAGCGTGCTGCCGGCCAAGTACCTGGCCACCGGCAGCCTGGAGTACCAGTACTGGTTCAAGCCGGACTGGGGCATGGCCGTGTTCTGGGATGCCGGCACCGCCGCCAACGACCTGCGCGGCGTGACCATCTACAACGGCGTGGGCGTCGGCGTGCGCTGGCGCACGCCAGTGGGCCCGCTGCAGCTCGACGTGGGCTACGGCATCCAGGAGCGGCAGTTCCGCCCGCATATCTCGCTGGGGGTGGCGTTCTGA
- a CDS encoding DUF3460 family protein → MALYESDITQFLKQLKQERPTLEAEQRDGRALLWDKAPIDLEERARAQASRVAQKPYVYSQDN, encoded by the coding sequence ATGGCCCTCTACGAATCCGATATCACCCAGTTCCTGAAGCAGCTCAAGCAAGAGCGCCCGACGCTGGAGGCCGAGCAGCGCGACGGCCGCGCCCTGCTGTGGGACAAGGCCCCGATCGACCTCGAAGAGCGCGCCCGCGCCCAGGCTTCGCGCGTGGCGCAGAAGCCCTACGTCTACTCGCAGGACAACTGA